The Triticum dicoccoides isolate Atlit2015 ecotype Zavitan chromosome 6A, WEW_v2.0, whole genome shotgun sequence genome has a window encoding:
- the LOC119314850 gene encoding ethylene-responsive transcription factor ERF104-like translates to MAPKKTPKGKSGFFRVRQKPSGNWGVEFSDAGRRWWIGTYPSAHKAARAYDMAVWRTERPRSHLNFPEIESRAEAEMLVPQGINMKEITTKKKKKTKKPSVVVSAGETDEEAMARFSREHSEYVHAEIEYYWKHEAEQKKKGPKKEDEAGPSTVIPIESSSEEDCLDFEEEEEGCDEPTKEEFWEQFRSSDEE, encoded by the coding sequence ATGGCACCAAAGAAGACGCCGAAGGGAAAGTCGGGCTTCTTCCGCGTGAGGCAGAAGCCCTCCGGCAACTGGGGTGTGGAGTTTTCCGACGCCGGAAGGCGTTGGTGGATCGGCACGTACCCCTCCGCCCACAAGGCCGCGCGTGCCTACGACATGGCGGTGTGGCGTACCGAGAGGCCTCGGTCGCACCTCAACTTTCCAGAGATCGAGAGTCGGGCAGAAGCGGAGATGCTTGTGCCTCAGGGCATCAACATGAAGGAGatcacgacgaagaagaagaagaagacgaagaagccgTCGGTTGTCGTTAGTGCTGGCGAGACCGATGAGGAGGCGATGGCGAGGTTTTCTCGGGAGCATTCGGAGTATGTCCACGCCGAGATTGAGTACTACTGGAAGCATGAGGCAgagcagaagaagaaggggccgAAGAAGGAGGATGAGGCCGGTCCCTCGACGGTGATCCCCATCGAGTCTTCTTCCGAGGAGGACTGCCTAGactttgaggaggaggaggaggggtgcgATGAACCGACGAAGGAGGAGTTCTGGGAGCAGTTCCGTAGCTCCGATGAGGAGTAG